Sequence from the Fibrobacter sp. UWR2 genome:
ATGCAGCGGACGTGCGTGTTCTCGGTGCTATCGGAGTCTTGGAACTGAAGGCGAAACCTTCCGCAGACGATATTCTGCGCGTGATTCATGAAACCGGCGTGTGGCTCAGGCCTTTCTGCAATTACGTGTATACGATGCCTCCGTTCATTACGACCGATTCTGAAGTTGACCGCATCTGCGAAGCCATCAAGATGATTGGCGAATGTGAACCCGCGCCTGTCGTAGAAGGCGAAGACGAATTTCATGAGTGATATGGATTATTACAGCTTGAAAATGCGTGCCTCGCAGCAAGTGGGCGAGGGCGAACAGAAACACGAACAGCATATTTCCGGCGCAGAACGCATTGTAAATCGGGATTCTGTTGAGGCTGTTTGTACGGCGATGGTGCGTCGGGCCATGACGCATTCCAAGGGCGACCCGGATTTTATCAACGTGAAAATCGAGAAGGTTCACGAAAGCGATATCCAGATTTTAAAGGCCTTGCCGGTGACGCGCATAGATGTGGAAACCTGGCAGGAAGGGCTTGAAAAGGCTTTTGGACTGATTGCTCCGCTGATGGGTTCTGGCTGCGGGCTTCGCGAAAAATTGCAAGAGCTCTTGCGCGAAACTTTCCCGATGCGTGGGGCGATGCTGTACGATATCGCGACGGGTGAGCGCCTGGAACCGGACCACGAACGTGGCGTGCGCGCGACTTATATGGATGCACTCCATTCGAGCGAAGTGGATGGTTGCAAGAATCACTTTAACGAAGCGATTGTGCTGGCGACCAAGGTGGCGAATGCTCCCGGAATGGTTGCAGAATTTTGCGTGAGCGACGACCCGAATTACGTGACGGGCTATGTGGCGAGCAAGGAACTTGGCTATGTGCGCATCATGAAGATGAAGGAAATGGGCGATGAAAACGGAGGCCGCATTTTCTTGTTTGATTCGCGCAAGGTAAGTGCCGAAGAATGTATTGAGTACTTGCAGAAGAAGAAAATTTTGGTGGATGTCGGGGCATGAATCGCATTCTTGACATTTTTACGAAAGACGCTTTGGATGCAGCTCGGGCGAATAATACCTACCGCACCATGCGTTTGATGGAAACGCCGGAATCGTCATGCGTGAAAATCCGCATGCCCAATGGCGCTTCGCAGGAACAGATCCTGCTGGCTTCCAATTCTTACCTGGACTTGGCGAACGTCGACGAACTCAAGCAGGCGATGGCCCAGGCGGTTTTAGAGTGGGGGACTGGTAGCGGCGGCGCTCGGCTTACGACGGGCAACAAGACGCCCCATCAGGAACTGGAAGAATTTATCGCAAAATTCAAGGGCGAAGAATCCGCTATCACCTTCAATACGGGCTACATGGCGAATGTCGGTACGATTTCGGCGTTGTGCGGCAAGAACGACTTTATCTTTAGCGATGAATTGAACCACGCGAGCATTATTGACGGAATTCGGTTGTCGCGAGCTAAGTGCTTTGTTTACAGGCATAACGACATGGCGGATTTGGATCGGGTTATTAAAGAGGCCGCGGCGACACTAGATGCGCGGCCCTTCCGTGGGCTTATTGTGACCGACGCTGTTTTCAGCATGGATGGCGATCTTGCAAATTTGCCGGAACTCCTACGCCTCGCGAAAGAAAATGATTGTCTCTTGATGATTGACGAGGCGCATGCCACGGGCGTGCTCGGCAAGACCGGGCGCGGGCTTGCCGAACACTACGGCTGTGCTCACGCCGATGTAACTATTGGCACTTTGAGCAAAGCCGTCGCCGCCGAGGGCGGCTTCGTGGCGGGCAAGCAACAGCTGATTGATTTCCTCCGCAACAAAGCCCGCAGCTTTATCTTTACGACTGCGATGGCCCCTGCTGTTGCCGCCGCAGCCTGCAACAACTTGCACTACATCGATGCACACCCTGAACGCGTGCAGAACTTGCGCGATAACGTGAAATTTTTCTGCGAAGCCTTGCAGCATGAAGGCGTGAAAGTTGAACAGTCTCCTTCGGCGATTGTCCCGATTGTCATTGGCGACGAGGCCCGCGCTTTGGAAATTTCTGCAAAACTCCAGAATGCGGGAATACTCATTCCTGCGATTCGTTATCCGACGGTTGCCAAGGGCCAAGCCCGCCTGCGCGCAAGCTTGATGGCCACACACACGCACGAGCAACTTCAAGCCGCCGCAACAGTAATTGCGCAAGCAGTAAAGGAGTGTGTATGAGTAAAGGATATTTCGTCACAGCCACCGGAACCGATGTCGGCAAGACCTTCATCACCGCCCTTCTCGTAAAAAAGTGGCGCGATTCCGGCATTGATGCGGGCTATTATAAGGCTGCCCTTAGCGGCGCAGAACTCCGTGACGGCAAATGGGTTGCAGGTGATGCCGATTACGTGAAACGCATCGCAAATCTTCCCGATGCGCAAGAACAGCTCGTGAGTTATGTCTATAAAGAAGCTGTCTCTCCGCATCTCGCTGCCCGCAAAGAAGGCAATCCCGTAGAACTCGCGAAAGTCAAAGATGATTTTGATGCGGCCCGCAATCGCCACGAATTCATTTTCGCCGAAGGCAGCGGCGGCATTATTTGCCCCATCCGCTACGATGACCAGAAAATATTCCTCGTCGACATCATGAAAACGTTGGACCTTCCGCTGGTTATTGTTACGACGGCGGCTCTCGGCTCCATTAACGCTTGCGTGCTTACGGTAGAATACGCTCGCAGCCGCGGCCTCGATGTCTGCGGGCTCATCGTTAACCGCTACGGCTCTAGCGGAAACTTGGAAATGGAAGACGACAACATCCGCATGATGCAAGACCTGACGGGGCTTGAAATCCTTGCAAAAGTAAAAAACGGCGACACCGATCTAGGTGTGCAACCGTTTTAAAAACTAAAGAAACAAATCAGTCGGCGCTACGATGCGTCGATATCGGCGGCGATATGTAAATCGTAGTCGGGGTAGGCTTCGCTGATTTCCTTGTGCAGGATGTCCAGACCTTCTTGAGGGTTGATTTCGAAGTTCATGACCACGTCAAAACGCATGGTGCGGTCTTCAAGGTTCACATAAAAGCCGTGGAGTTGCAATGCCCAAGGGTGCTCCTTTACCAACTTCAACACGTTGCTGCGAATTTTGGCAGCTTCGTCATTCTTGGTGTTGTGTGAATACACGCCTACGCCCGTGAGAATCACGCCGGTTTCTTTGAGTACGCGTGCCTGTACCCTGCGGGTCAGTACGTCGACTTCTTCGACGGTCATGGTGTCGGGGAGTTCCATGTGCACGGAACCGAGAAACTTGTCTGGGCCGTAATTGTTGAGAATGACGTCGTAAGCGCCGCGGACTTGCGGTTCTTCGGTGAGTAGCGCCTTGATTTTCTTGACCAGGTCGCCATCGGCGCGCTTGCCCAGAATGTCGTCCAGGGTTTCGATCAGCATGCCGATGCCCGACTTGATGATGAATCCTGAAATCACGAGGCCCACGTAGGCTTCAAGCGAAATGCCCGTGAGGATGAAGACGATGGCCGATGCCAGCACCGAAAGGGAGAGGATGGCGTCGAACAGCGCGTCTGCGCCCGAGGCGACGAGTGCACCCGAATTTACGCGTTTGCCCTGGCGCTTCACGAATTTGCCGAGCACGAGTTTTACCACCACCGCCGAGGCGATAATCACCAGCGAAACTGTGGAGTAGTCTGCTGCTTCGGGGTGGATGATTTTCTTGACCGATTCCACCGCCGAGGTACCGCCGGCGTAGAGCACGATTGCCGCGACCACCATCGCGCTCAGGTATTCGATTCGCCCGTAACCGAGCGGATGTTTTTTGTCGGGCAACTTGTTCGAAAGCTTTGCGCCCACAATCGTAATGACCGAGGAGAGTGCGTCGGAAAGGTTGTTCACCGCATCGAGCGTCACGGCGATGGAGTTTGTAGCAAAGCCGACGAACGCCTTGAACGCCGACAGCACGATGTTTGCTGCAATGCCGATAATACTTGTCCGAACAATGACCTTTTGGCGATTTTCCGTTTCGTTCATAAAATTGAATCCTTTTTTAGCGGAATGACTTGGGCGATAAGCCAATCGTTCGCTTAAAGAAAATAGAAATAAAAGACATCTGGGACCATAAGGATCCGGGTCAGCAGCAGTCCTGGGTGCCGCAAGCCACATGGGAGTTTTTCGAGAAGTTCTAGCGGATAAATACATCTTTCTGTTGTCAATTTATCAAAACGAATTCGAATAAAGCCCGATATTAAGCGAATTTTTCAACTTATTTTATAGTAAGTAAAGTTCGTATGGGAGGCTTTATGTCGTTTTCATTTAAGGGATTTCCCTTTTTTGCAGGTTTTGTCGCGTTTTTGGGCACCCTCGCCAGTGCGGCAACGATTAACGTAGATATCGGCAAGGAATACCAGCGCATCAGCGGCTTTGGGGCTGCCTCGGCATGGGCCGGTTCCATCACCGACAAGAATGCCGCCTTTCTTTGGGACTCCACCAGTGGCGCCGGGCTTACGCTGCACCGCATCCGTATCGCCCCGGACGGCACCACATCTGAAACGAGTATCGCAAAAAAGGCGAGTGAATACGGCGTCAAAGTCTGGGCAGCCCCGTGGACATCTAGATACACCATAAATTACGACGGTGACAAAAAGCACCTGGATTTCAATCACGCTCAGGACTGGGCCAACACCATCTTGAAGTTTACGCAAGACATGCGGAAGGCTGGCGTTAATCTATATGCAATTTCGTCGCAAAACGAGCCCGACGGCACCGGCGACAACCACTACGAACCCGATGAATTGGCGCGTTGGGTCGGCGACTACCTTGGCCCCACCCTCGATACCACGGGCATCAAAATCATTGGCACCGAAGCTATTAACTGGTACGGATTCCCCAATTACAAAAAAGCCTTCTTCAACAATCCCGCCGCCCTGAAATACACCGATATTTTTGGGACGCACGAATACGGCGGAGACCCGGCGGCTTATCCCGAAATCCACGAAGCCGGCAAGGAATTCTGGGAAACCGAAGTCTATGATCTTGGAAGTAACAAGGAAGACGTGGGCATGGGAAGTGCTCTCCGCGTTGCAGGCGTAATCCATGACGCCCTGACTATTGCGAACATGAACGCCTGGCATTTCTGGTGGATTTATTCCTGCAGCGAAGCCAGTTGCGGCAACGGAGCCCTCTGGCCGCAAGGACAAGGCAACCCCGACAATGTGGAGCCTACCAAGCGACTCTGGGTCATGGGGAACTTCAGCCGCTTCGCGCGACCCGGCTCCTGGAGAATCGACGCCACCAAGAATCCCGAAAGAGATGTAAAGGTCACCGCCTACCGCGACTCCCTCAAGACGAAAATCGCAGTCGTCATTCTCAATTCCAAGAATGAGGAGTTCAAGGCGGACTTTGATTTCGGAAACACAAAAATTGGAAGTTTCAAACCCTACGTCACCGACGACAATAGCAACCTCAAAGAAGGAACCGAAGTCAAGGTTGATGGTACAAAGTGCAGTTTCAGCGTCCCGACCCGCAGTGCAACGACCATCGAATTCGTTCTGTGGCAGGAGCCAAAGGTTGAACCGCCTTCAGACTCTACCGATGCAATTGCCTTCGGAACGCATGCTGCGCCCCAAAACCTTCAAAGTACATATAAAGTATTTAGCCCGCTCGGCGCGTTCATCGGCGAATTCCAAGCCGGACATATCGGCGATCTCCGCAACGCCATGACAAACGCAGGCTTAAGACGCGGTGTGTATATGGTCAAATGCGGCAATGCGAAAATGCAACATATGATTTTGAAATAGCCCAGTTCAAGATATAAGGTTAGTTAAAGCAAAAAACGCAGGCTCGATTGAGTCTGCGCTTTTGGTATTAAAGGGCGTGGTTTACTTCTTCACGTGGCGATGGTACTCTTGCAAACTACAGACTTCAAAGCGGCCGAAGTCGTGCTTGTCCATGAGGCCTTCCACGGTAGAGGTGAGGGCGGCGATGGTCGTGGTGATAGGAATGCCCGACACAACAGCCTTGGAGCGCATCTGGATTTCATCGACCATGGCTTCGGCGCCGTTTTCGGTGGTGTTCACGATCCACTGGACTTCCTTGTCGTGAATGAGGTCGAGCAGGTTCGGACGGCCACGGGAGATGCGGAACACGGCGCGGGTCTTGATGCCTTCGTTGTAGAGCATCGTAGAGGTGCCGCGGGTGGCGTACAGTTCGTATCCGAGGTTCACGAGTTGGCGGATGAGCGGCACAGCCTTCTGCTTGTCTTCGTCCTTGAGCGAGACGAAGATGTTGCCCTGGCTCGGGACCTTGTTGCCCGATGCCAGCTGGCTCTTGAGGTAGGCAAGGCCGCGGTCGCGATCGATGCTCATGACTTCGCCGGTGGATTTCATTTCCGGAGAAAGCGTGATATCGACACCCGGGAACTTGACGAACGGGAAGACGGCTTCCTTGACGCTCACGTAAGGCACGTGGACTTCTTCGGTGAAGCCGATTTGTTCGAGGGTTTCGCCGAGCATGCAGCGGCTAGCATAGCTTGCAAGCGGGACGCCGATGGACTTGGAAACGAACGGCACGGTGCGGGATGCACGCGGGTTAACTTCGATCATGTAGAGTTCGCCATCTTTCACGGCGAGTTGCATATTCATGAGGCCGCAAACGTGGAGTTCCTTCGCGAATTCCTTGGCGTAGGCGCGGACCTTGTCCTGGATTTCCTTGGAGAGGGTCATCGGCGGGATGACGCTTGCGGAGTCGCCGGAGTGGATGCCTGCGGGTTCCACGTGTTCCATGATGGCGCCTACCACGGTGTGCTTGCCGTCGCTGATGCAATCTACGTCGAGTTCGGTGGCGTCTTCGAGGAAGCGGTCGATGAGAATCGGCTTGCCTTCGCCAATGGCTGCAGCTTCTTCCACGAACTTGCGCAGGTACTTTTCCTTATAGACAATCACCATGCCGCGGCCGCCGAGAACGAAGCTCGGGCGCACCAAAACGGGGTAGCCGATTTTCTCGACGATGGCGAGGGCCTCTTCCACGTTGTGGGCGATGCCGCTTTCGGCCTGCTTGATGCCGACCTTGTCAACCAACTGCTTGAAGAAATCGCGGTCTTCGGCGAGGTCGATGTCTTCGGGGCTCGTGCCGACGACGTTTGCTCCGGCCTTCTTGAGACGCATGGCGAGGTTCAGCGGAGTCTGGCCGCCGAATTGCACGATGACGCCCGCGCACTTTTCGCGTTCGTAAATGCCCATCACGTCTTCGAGCGTGAGCGGTTCAAAGTAGAGCTTGTCCGAAGTGTCGTAGTCGGTGGAAACCGTTTCGGGGTTGGAGTTCACCATGATGACTTCGTAGCCTTCGCGACGCAGCGTAAAGGCGGCATGGCAGCAGCAGTAGTCGAATTCGATACCCTGACCGATTCTGTTCGGACCGCCGCCGAGCACCATGATTCTCTTCTTGTGGCCGTGACCCGGGATTTCGCGGACGGGCTCAGAGTTTTCCGCATAGCAGCTGTAGTAATACGGCGTGATGGCTTCGAATTCGCCGGCGCAGGTATCCACGGAGTAGTAGCTCGGGATAAGGCCGATTTGCTTGCGCACCGCCATGACTTCTTCGGGAGTCTTGTGGAACAGGTAACCAATCTGGATATCGCTGTAGCCGAGTTCCTTGGCCTGGCGGAAGAGCGGCAAGTCCTTCGCGAGGTTTTCGAGAGAGCCTGCGGAAAGGATTTCGTCTTCGTAGAGGGCGAGTTCTTCGAGATGACGCAAGAAGTAGCGGTCGATTTTCGTGATTTCGTACAACTTCTCGACGCCCCACTTGCGGCGCAGTGCTTCGTGCAACACGAAGATGCGTTCGGCGCTCGGGCGGGCGACTTCCTTGGCGAGCGTTTCGTCGTCGTATTCCTTGAACTTTTCGCACTTGGCGCAGGCACCGAATCCGCCGAATCCCGTTTCGAGGGAGCGCAGCGCCTTCTGCATGGCCTGCTTGAAGTTTGTGCCGATGGCCATCGCTTCGCCCACAGACTTCATCTGGGTGCCGAGCGTAGAATCAGCCTTCGGGAATTTTTCGAACGTGAAACGCGGGACCTTCACGACAACGTAGTCGAGAGCCGGTTCAAAGCAGCTCGGGGTCGTCTGCGTAATGTCGTTGCGGAGTTCGTCGAGCGTGTAGCCCACGGCGAGGAGGGCCGCAATCTTTGCGATGGGGAAGCCCGTTGCCTTGGAGGCAAGTGCAGAAGAACGGCTCACGCGCGGGTTCATTTCGATGATGATGCGGCGACCGGTCTTGGGTTCAATGGCCCACTGCACGTTGGATCCACCGGTTTCCACGCCGATAGCTTCCATGACCTTCAGGGAGTCATCACGCATGGCCTGGTAGGCGCGGTCATCAAGGCTCTGGATCGGGGCGACCGTGATGGAGTCGCCGGTATGCACGCCCATCGGGTCGAGGTTCTCGATGGAGCACACGATAACGGCGTTGCCCTTCTTGTCGCGCATGACTTCCATCTCGAATTCTTTCCAGCCGAGGAGAGATTCTTCGATAAGCACTTCGTTGTTGAGCGAGGCGTCGAGACCGCGGTTCACGATGGTTTCGAATTCTTCGGGATTGTGGGCGATACCGCCACCCGTGCCACCGAGGGTAAAGCCCGGACGGATGATGAGCGGCCAGCTGCCGATGGTGTGGGCGATTGCGGTCGCCTCAGACATGGAGTGCGCCGAACCGGAGCGCGGGAGGTCCAGCCCGATCTTGAGCATGGCTTCCTTGAACAGGTGACGGTCTTCGGCGCGCTGGATGGATTCGGCCTTGGCGCCGATGAGTTCCACCTGGTAGCGGTCCAAAATGCCGCGTTCGTTCAGTTCCATCGCGAGGTTGAGTGCCGTCTGGCCACCGAGAGTCGGGAGCAAAGCGTCCGGGCGTTCGCGACGGATGATTTCGTGCAGGATATCGACGCTTAGCGGTTCGATGTAGGTGCGGTCGGCCATTTCGGGGTCGGTCATGATGGTGGCCGGGTTGGAGTTCACGAGCACCACTTCGTAGCCTTCGCGGCGCAGCACCTTGCAGGCCTGCACGCCGGAGTAGTCGAATTCGCAGCCCTGGCCAATCACAATCGGGCCGGAGCCAATGAGCATAATCTTCTTGATGTCGGTACGCTTAGGCATTCTTCTTGCCTCCATTCTTGTCATTCCCGCGAAGGCGGGAATCTACTTTCTCTTTTGTCATTTTTTTCGATGCGTTTTTCTGCGCGAGTGCGGCTTTCACGAGTCCGCTGAACAGCGGATGCGGCGCGGTGGGCCTGCTCTTGAATTCCGGATGGAACTGGCAGGCTTCAAAGTACGGGTGGTTCTTGATTTCTACCATTTCGACGAGCTTGCCATCGGGCGATGTGCCGGCGATTTTCAGGCCGGCCTTTTCCAAGGCGACGCGGAATTCGCTGTTGTAGTTGAATTCGTAGCGGTGGCGGTGACGCTCGCTAATCTTTTCGCTCTTGTAGAGTTTTGCGGCGTTGGAATCCTTCATGAGCTTGCACGGGTAAGCGCCCAGGCGCATGGTGCCACCCTTTTCAGTGACGTTCTTCTGTTCGTCCATCAGGTCGATAACCGGGTGGGCTGTCTTTTCGTCGAATTCCGTGGAGTTGGCGTCTTTCCAGCCGAGCACATCGCGTGCAAATTCAATCACGCAGCATTGCATGCCAAGGCAGATGCCGAGCAGCGGGACCTTGTGTTCGCGGGCATACTTGATAGCCACGCACTTGCCGTTCACACCGCGGCTACCGAAACCGCCCGGAATCAGGATGCCGTCGGCGTTCTTGATGAGGTTCGGATTCTTTTCGAGTTCTTCGGCCTCGATGCATTCCACTTTCACCTTGGCGTTGTGTTCCATGCCGGCATGTTGCAGGGCTTCGTGCACGGACTTGTAGGCGTCGCGGATGGCGATGTACTTGCCCACCAGCGCGATGGTGCATTCGTACTTCGGTTGGGTTGCCTTCTTGACGAGCTTGTCCCATTCGGAGTGGATAATCGGGTGCACGCTCAGGCGGAGCTGTTCCAACACGCGGAGGTCAAGTTCCTGCTTGGAAAGTTCGCGGGGCACGGCGTACACAGAATCCGTCACGTCCTTTTCTTCAATCACGCATTCGGGCTTCACGTTGCAGAAGAGGGCAAGTTTGTCGAGGTGATCCTGCGGGATTGTCATTTCGGTGCGGCACACGAGAATGTCCGGGAAGATACCGATGTTGCGGAGTTCTGCCACGGAGTGTTGCGAGGGCTTTGTCTTGAGTTCGCCGGCAGCCTTGAGGTAAGGCACCAATACCAAATGGACAAAGCAGGTGTTCTCGACGCCGACTTCGAAGCGGAACTGTCTTGCTGCTTCCAAGAAGGGGAGCGATTCGATGTCGCCTGCCACACCGCCGATTTCGCAGAGCACGATGTCGGCACCGCTTTCGGCGGCGGAACGGAAGGCGTCCTTGATTTCGTTGGTGATGTGCGGAATCACCTGCACCGTACCGCCGAGGTACTTGCCCGCGCGTTCCTTAGCGAGCACGGAAGAATAGATGCGGCCCGAAGTGTAGCTGGATGCCTTGGAGCACTGCACGCCTGCGAAACGTTCGTAGTGGCCCAAGTCAAGGTCGGTTTCGTAGCCGTCGTCGGTCACGAAGACTTCGCCGTGCTGGTAAGGGCTCATGGTGCCCGGGTCCACGTTCAGGTACGGGTCCAGCTTCTGCATGAACACCTTGTAGCCGCGACTCTTGAGCAGCAGCGCCAGCGAAGCGGAGGTGATGCCTTTACCGAGGGAGCTGACCACACCGCCGGTAATGAAGATGTACTTGGTCTGTTTCTTTGCGGTTGCCTTAGCCATTTTTCACCTCCCCGGCGCAAACCTTACCCGCGCGGGCCTTAAAATCCAAAATCATTTGTCTGAATTCACCGAACAGGTAGTAGGAATCGTTCGGGCCCGGAGCAGATTCCGGGTGGTACTGCACGCTGAACGCGGGGAGTTCCTTGTGGCGAATGCCCTCGACGGTGTTGTCGTTCAGGTTGATGTGGCTGACTTCCACGTTCGCCGGGAGGGTCGATTCCTCGATGGCGTAGTTGTGGTTCTGGCTCGTGATTTCGACTGCACCGGTCTTCAGGTTCTTTACCGGATGGTTGCAGCCGTGATGGCCGAACTTTAGCTTGGAAACCTTCGCACCGAGAGCAAGACCCAAAAGCTGGTTACCGAGACAGATGCCCATCAGCGGGACCTTGCCCAAAAGCTGCTTC
This genomic interval carries:
- the carB gene encoding carbamoyl-phosphate synthase large subunit; translated protein: MPKRTDIKKIMLIGSGPIVIGQGCEFDYSGVQACKVLRREGYEVVLVNSNPATIMTDPEMADRTYIEPLSVDILHEIIRRERPDALLPTLGGQTALNLAMELNERGILDRYQVELIGAKAESIQRAEDRHLFKEAMLKIGLDLPRSGSAHSMSEATAIAHTIGSWPLIIRPGFTLGGTGGGIAHNPEEFETIVNRGLDASLNNEVLIEESLLGWKEFEMEVMRDKKGNAVIVCSIENLDPMGVHTGDSITVAPIQSLDDRAYQAMRDDSLKVMEAIGVETGGSNVQWAIEPKTGRRIIIEMNPRVSRSSALASKATGFPIAKIAALLAVGYTLDELRNDITQTTPSCFEPALDYVVVKVPRFTFEKFPKADSTLGTQMKSVGEAMAIGTNFKQAMQKALRSLETGFGGFGACAKCEKFKEYDDETLAKEVARPSAERIFVLHEALRRKWGVEKLYEITKIDRYFLRHLEELALYEDEILSAGSLENLAKDLPLFRQAKELGYSDIQIGYLFHKTPEEVMAVRKQIGLIPSYYSVDTCAGEFEAITPYYYSCYAENSEPVREIPGHGHKKRIMVLGGGPNRIGQGIEFDYCCCHAAFTLRREGYEVIMVNSNPETVSTDYDTSDKLYFEPLTLEDVMGIYEREKCAGVIVQFGGQTPLNLAMRLKKAGANVVGTSPEDIDLAEDRDFFKQLVDKVGIKQAESGIAHNVEEALAIVEKIGYPVLVRPSFVLGGRGMVIVYKEKYLRKFVEEAAAIGEGKPILIDRFLEDATELDVDCISDGKHTVVGAIMEHVEPAGIHSGDSASVIPPMTLSKEIQDKVRAYAKEFAKELHVCGLMNMQLAVKDGELYMIEVNPRASRTVPFVSKSIGVPLASYASRCMLGETLEQIGFTEEVHVPYVSVKEAVFPFVKFPGVDITLSPEMKSTGEVMSIDRDRGLAYLKSQLASGNKVPSQGNIFVSLKDEDKQKAVPLIRQLVNLGYELYATRGTSTMLYNEGIKTRAVFRISRGRPNLLDLIHDKEVQWIVNTTENGAEAMVDEIQMRSKAVVSGIPITTTIAALTSTVEGLMDKHDFGRFEVCSLQEYHRHVKK
- the bioF gene encoding 8-amino-7-oxononanoate synthase is translated as MNRILDIFTKDALDAARANNTYRTMRLMETPESSCVKIRMPNGASQEQILLASNSYLDLANVDELKQAMAQAVLEWGTGSGGARLTTGNKTPHQELEEFIAKFKGEESAITFNTGYMANVGTISALCGKNDFIFSDELNHASIIDGIRLSRAKCFVYRHNDMADLDRVIKEAAATLDARPFRGLIVTDAVFSMDGDLANLPELLRLAKENDCLLMIDEAHATGVLGKTGRGLAEHYGCAHADVTIGTLSKAVAAEGGFVAGKQQLIDFLRNKARSFIFTTAMAPAVAAAACNNLHYIDAHPERVQNLRDNVKFFCEALQHEGVKVEQSPSAIVPIVIGDEARALEISAKLQNAGILIPAIRYPTVAKGQARLRASLMATHTHEQLQAAATVIAQAVKECV
- the bioD gene encoding dethiobiotin synthase, which translates into the protein MSKGYFVTATGTDVGKTFITALLVKKWRDSGIDAGYYKAALSGAELRDGKWVAGDADYVKRIANLPDAQEQLVSYVYKEAVSPHLAARKEGNPVELAKVKDDFDAARNRHEFIFAEGSGGIICPIRYDDQKIFLVDIMKTLDLPLVIVTTAALGSINACVLTVEYARSRGLDVCGLIVNRYGSSGNLEMEDDNIRMMQDLTGLEILAKVKNGDTDLGVQPF
- a CDS encoding CTP synthase → MAKATAKKQTKYIFITGGVVSSLGKGITSASLALLLKSRGYKVFMQKLDPYLNVDPGTMSPYQHGEVFVTDDGYETDLDLGHYERFAGVQCSKASSYTSGRIYSSVLAKERAGKYLGGTVQVIPHITNEIKDAFRSAAESGADIVLCEIGGVAGDIESLPFLEAARQFRFEVGVENTCFVHLVLVPYLKAAGELKTKPSQHSVAELRNIGIFPDILVCRTEMTIPQDHLDKLALFCNVKPECVIEEKDVTDSVYAVPRELSKQELDLRVLEQLRLSVHPIIHSEWDKLVKKATQPKYECTIALVGKYIAIRDAYKSVHEALQHAGMEHNAKVKVECIEAEELEKNPNLIKNADGILIPGGFGSRGVNGKCVAIKYAREHKVPLLGICLGMQCCVIEFARDVLGWKDANSTEFDEKTAHPVIDLMDEQKNVTEKGGTMRLGAYPCKLMKDSNAAKLYKSEKISERHRHRYEFNYNSEFRVALEKAGLKIAGTSPDGKLVEMVEIKNHPYFEACQFHPEFKSRPTAPHPLFSGLVKAALAQKNASKKMTKEKVDSRLRGNDKNGGKKNA
- a CDS encoding 6-carboxyhexanoate--CoA ligase, whose product is MDYYSLKMRASQQVGEGEQKHEQHISGAERIVNRDSVEAVCTAMVRRAMTHSKGDPDFINVKIEKVHESDIQILKALPVTRIDVETWQEGLEKAFGLIAPLMGSGCGLREKLQELLRETFPMRGAMLYDIATGERLEPDHERGVRATYMDALHSSEVDGCKNHFNEAIVLATKVANAPGMVAEFCVSDDPNYVTGYVASKELGYVRIMKMKEMGDENGGRIFLFDSRKVSAEECIEYLQKKKILVDVGA
- a CDS encoding cation diffusion facilitator family transporter gives rise to the protein MNETENRQKVIVRTSIIGIAANIVLSAFKAFVGFATNSIAVTLDAVNNLSDALSSVITIVGAKLSNKLPDKKHPLGYGRIEYLSAMVVAAIVLYAGGTSAVESVKKIIHPEAADYSTVSLVIIASAVVVKLVLGKFVKRQGKRVNSGALVASGADALFDAILSLSVLASAIVFILTGISLEAYVGLVISGFIIKSGIGMLIETLDDILGKRADGDLVKKIKALLTEEPQVRGAYDVILNNYGPDKFLGSVHMELPDTMTVEEVDVLTRRVQARVLKETGVILTGVGVYSHNTKNDEAAKIRSNVLKLVKEHPWALQLHGFYVNLEDRTMRFDVVMNFEINPQEGLDILHKEISEAYPDYDLHIAADIDAS
- a CDS encoding glycoside hydrolase family 30 beta sandwich domain-containing protein is translated as MSFSFKGFPFFAGFVAFLGTLASAATINVDIGKEYQRISGFGAASAWAGSITDKNAAFLWDSTSGAGLTLHRIRIAPDGTTSETSIAKKASEYGVKVWAAPWTSRYTINYDGDKKHLDFNHAQDWANTILKFTQDMRKAGVNLYAISSQNEPDGTGDNHYEPDELARWVGDYLGPTLDTTGIKIIGTEAINWYGFPNYKKAFFNNPAALKYTDIFGTHEYGGDPAAYPEIHEAGKEFWETEVYDLGSNKEDVGMGSALRVAGVIHDALTIANMNAWHFWWIYSCSEASCGNGALWPQGQGNPDNVEPTKRLWVMGNFSRFARPGSWRIDATKNPERDVKVTAYRDSLKTKIAVVILNSKNEEFKADFDFGNTKIGSFKPYVTDDNSNLKEGTEVKVDGTKCSFSVPTRSATTIEFVLWQEPKVEPPSDSTDAIAFGTHAAPQNLQSTYKVFSPLGAFIGEFQAGHIGDLRNAMTNAGLRRGVYMVKCGNAKMQHMILK